One Curtobacterium sp. MCLR17_032 genomic window carries:
- a CDS encoding argininosuccinate synthase, which yields MADRVVLAYSGGLDTSVGIGWLKDATGKEVVALAVDVGQGGEDMDAIRQRALDCGAVESVVIDAKDEFADDYLVPALKANALYQKRYPLVSALSRPLIAKHLALTAKQLGADSVAHGCTGKGNDQVRFEAAVAAIAPDLTSVAPVRDLALTRDKAIVYAQEHDLPILQSKKSPYSIDQNVWGRAVETGFLEDPWNAPIEDLYAYTQDPSVDREADEVTITFEQGVPVAIDGQRFSVLRIVQELNALAGKHGVGRIDVVEDRLVGIKSREVYEAPAAMALIAAHEELESLTLERDVNRYKRGVESEWADLVYDGLWFGGLKRSLDAFIDSTQEYVSGDIRMQLHGGRATVTGRRSEQSLYDFDLATYDTGDTFDQSLSKGFIELWSLPSKISARRDLAN from the coding sequence ATGGCAGACCGCGTCGTACTGGCCTACTCAGGTGGCCTCGACACCTCCGTCGGCATCGGCTGGCTCAAGGACGCCACCGGGAAAGAGGTCGTCGCCCTGGCGGTGGACGTCGGCCAGGGTGGCGAGGACATGGACGCCATCCGTCAGCGCGCGCTCGACTGCGGCGCGGTGGAGTCCGTCGTCATCGACGCCAAGGACGAGTTCGCGGACGACTACCTCGTCCCCGCCCTCAAGGCGAACGCGCTCTACCAGAAGCGCTACCCGCTCGTGTCCGCGCTGAGCCGCCCGCTCATCGCGAAGCACCTCGCCCTGACGGCGAAGCAGCTCGGCGCCGACAGCGTCGCGCACGGCTGCACCGGCAAGGGCAACGACCAGGTCCGGTTCGAGGCTGCGGTCGCCGCGATCGCCCCCGACCTGACCAGCGTCGCGCCGGTCCGCGACCTCGCGCTGACCCGCGACAAGGCGATCGTCTACGCGCAGGAGCACGACCTGCCGATCCTGCAGAGCAAGAAGTCGCCGTACTCGATCGACCAGAACGTCTGGGGTCGCGCGGTGGAGACCGGGTTCCTCGAGGACCCGTGGAACGCCCCGATCGAGGACCTCTACGCCTACACGCAGGACCCGTCGGTCGATCGTGAGGCCGACGAGGTCACCATCACGTTCGAGCAGGGTGTCCCGGTCGCGATCGACGGCCAGCGCTTCAGCGTCCTGCGCATCGTGCAGGAGCTCAACGCCCTGGCCGGCAAGCACGGCGTCGGCCGCATCGACGTCGTCGAGGACCGCCTGGTCGGCATCAAGTCGCGCGAGGTCTACGAGGCCCCGGCCGCGATGGCACTCATCGCCGCGCACGAGGAGCTCGAGAGCCTGACCCTCGAGCGTGACGTGAACCGCTACAAGCGCGGTGTCGAGTCGGAGTGGGCCGACCTGGTCTACGACGGTCTCTGGTTCGGCGGACTCAAGCGCAGCCTCGACGCCTTCATCGACTCCACGCAGGAGTACGTGTCCGGTGACATCCGCATGCAGCTGCACGGCGGTCGCGCCACGGTGACCGGCCGTCGTTCGGAGCAGAGCCTCTACGACTTCGACCTCGCCACGTACGACACCGGCGACACGTTCGACCAGTCCCTGTCCAAGGGCTTCATCGAGCTGTGGTCGCTGCCGAGCAAGATCTCGGCCCGCCGCGACCTCGCGAACTAG
- a CDS encoding acetylornithine transaminase, with amino-acid sequence MSTETQTETWNDRFGASLMRSLTPPKIMLERGEGCRVWDVDGNEYLDFLAGIAVNSLGHAHPALVEAISDQAAKLVHVSNYFATPPQLELAERLKRISGAGDAGRVYFGNSGAEANEAAFKLARLNRGADGRKTRILALQQAFHGRTMGALALTGKPALQEDFLPMIPGVEHIETSIEALERSIDDTVAALILEPIKGEAGVVDLPEGFLQAARALTEQHGALLILDEIQTGIGRTGSWFAFQNTGVTPDAITVAKGIAGGFPIGALVTFGAASDLFSAGQHGSTFGGNPLGTRVANAVLAEIERGGLVENAVVKGERIRAGITALGSDLVEEVRGSGLLVGVGLRLPVAAAVSAAALDRGLIINAPNESSLRIAPPLIVSDDEIDEFLAILAQSMAAVAGADQETTA; translated from the coding sequence GTGAGCACCGAGACGCAGACCGAGACCTGGAACGACCGGTTCGGGGCGTCGCTCATGCGATCCCTGACCCCGCCGAAGATCATGCTCGAGCGCGGCGAGGGTTGCCGCGTCTGGGACGTGGACGGCAACGAGTACCTCGACTTCCTCGCCGGCATCGCCGTGAACTCGCTCGGCCACGCCCACCCGGCGCTGGTCGAGGCGATCAGCGACCAGGCCGCGAAGCTCGTGCACGTGTCGAACTACTTCGCCACCCCGCCGCAGCTCGAACTGGCCGAGCGCCTCAAGCGCATCTCCGGAGCCGGTGATGCGGGCCGCGTGTACTTCGGCAACTCCGGAGCCGAGGCGAACGAGGCGGCCTTCAAGCTCGCACGCCTGAACCGCGGTGCCGACGGTCGGAAGACCCGCATCCTCGCGCTGCAGCAGGCGTTCCACGGCCGCACCATGGGGGCACTCGCCCTCACCGGCAAGCCCGCCCTGCAAGAGGACTTCCTGCCGATGATCCCCGGTGTCGAGCACATCGAGACGTCGATCGAGGCCCTCGAACGATCGATCGACGACACCGTCGCCGCACTCATCCTCGAGCCGATCAAGGGCGAGGCCGGCGTGGTCGACCTGCCCGAGGGCTTCCTGCAGGCCGCCCGGGCGCTGACCGAGCAGCACGGTGCCCTGCTGATCCTCGACGAGATCCAGACCGGCATCGGCCGGACCGGGTCGTGGTTCGCGTTCCAGAACACCGGCGTGACCCCCGACGCCATCACGGTGGCCAAGGGCATCGCCGGCGGGTTCCCGATCGGTGCCCTCGTCACCTTCGGGGCAGCGTCCGACCTGTTCTCGGCCGGCCAGCACGGCTCGACGTTCGGCGGCAACCCGCTCGGCACCCGGGTCGCGAACGCGGTCCTGGCCGAGATCGAACGGGGCGGCCTCGTCGAGAACGCCGTCGTCAAGGGTGAGCGGATCCGCGCCGGCATCACCGCACTCGGTTCCGACCTGGTGGAAGAGGTGCGTGGCAGCGGCCTACTCGTCGGCGTCGGCCTGCGTCTGCCCGTCGCAGCCGCCGTGTCAGCCGCCGCGCTCGACCGAGGCTTGATCATCAACGCCCCGAACGAATCGAGCCTGCGCATCGCGCCGCCGCTCATCGTGTCCGACGACGAGATCGACGAGTTCCTCGCGATCCTCGCCCAGAGCATGGCTGCCGTCGCGGGCGCCGACCAGGAGACCACCGCATGA
- a CDS encoding DNA-3-methyladenine glycosylase codes for MSALEALLSEPAPVSAPALLGATLTGKGVTLRITEVEAYSGSVDPGSHGHRGMTPRNRHLFGPPGSLYAYRSYGIHTCVNVVSGPDGVSSGSLLRGAQVVAGIETARQRRGPAVADVALARGPGNLGVALGAVLGEDDGTSLLDGSGPYRLTLAPGLEARLASATPAAVTEALLTDGSIARGPRTGVGGVAGGASFPWRFWLPGDPTVSTYRRHKGASD; via the coding sequence GTGAGCGCCCTGGAGGCCCTGCTGTCGGAGCCGGCGCCGGTCTCCGCGCCGGCGCTGCTCGGCGCGACCCTCACCGGCAAGGGCGTCACCCTCCGCATCACCGAGGTCGAGGCCTACTCCGGCTCCGTCGACCCCGGCTCCCACGGTCACCGCGGGATGACGCCGCGGAACCGGCACCTCTTCGGCCCGCCCGGCTCCCTCTACGCCTACCGCTCGTACGGCATCCACACCTGCGTCAACGTGGTGAGCGGGCCCGACGGAGTCTCGTCCGGGTCCTTGCTCCGCGGAGCGCAGGTCGTCGCCGGCATCGAGACCGCCCGGCAACGGCGGGGTCCGGCCGTCGCCGACGTTGCCCTCGCGCGCGGACCGGGCAACCTCGGGGTCGCGCTCGGCGCGGTCCTCGGCGAGGACGACGGAACCTCGCTCCTCGACGGTTCCGGCCCGTACCGGCTCACCCTGGCACCCGGTCTGGAGGCCCGGCTCGCCTCCGCGACACCGGCTGCGGTCACCGAGGCCCTCCTGACCGACGGCTCGATCGCGCGCGGACCACGGACCGGTGTCGGCGGGGTCGCGGGTGGCGCCTCCTTCCCGTGGCGGTTCTGGTTGCCCGGCGACCCGACGGTGTCGACGTACCGTCGGCACAAGGGCGCCTCGGACTGA
- the argF gene encoding ornithine carbamoyltransferase, protein MTRHFLRDDDLTQAEQSAILDLAVEMKRDRWGAKPLAGPQSVAVIFDKSSTRTRVSFHVGISDLGGSPLIISTANSQLGGKETPTDTARVLERMVSAIVWRTYGQAGLEEMAASTTVPVVNALSDDFHPCQLLADLLTIREHRGALAGQTIAFVGDGASNMAHSYLLACATAGMHVRVGAPAEFAPAAQVVADAEARAAETGGSVLVVTDPVAAVAGADVVVTDTWVSMGKEEEKQQRLEVFHGYRVDDELLAHAAADAVFMHCLPADRGYEVTAEVIDGPRSIIWDEAENRLHAQKALLAWLLAANTATASN, encoded by the coding sequence ATGACCCGCCACTTCCTCCGGGACGACGACCTGACCCAGGCAGAGCAGTCCGCCATCCTCGACCTCGCCGTCGAGATGAAGCGCGACCGCTGGGGTGCGAAGCCGCTCGCCGGCCCACAGAGCGTCGCCGTGATCTTCGACAAGTCGTCGACCCGCACCCGGGTGTCCTTCCACGTCGGCATCAGCGACCTGGGTGGCAGCCCGCTCATCATCTCGACCGCCAACAGCCAGCTCGGCGGCAAGGAGACCCCGACCGACACGGCTCGTGTGCTCGAGCGCATGGTGTCGGCGATCGTGTGGCGTACCTACGGCCAGGCCGGGCTCGAGGAGATGGCGGCGAGCACCACCGTGCCCGTGGTCAACGCGCTGTCCGACGACTTCCACCCGTGCCAACTGCTCGCCGACCTGCTGACCATCCGCGAGCACCGCGGTGCCCTGGCCGGTCAGACCATCGCGTTCGTGGGCGACGGAGCCAGCAACATGGCGCACTCGTACCTGCTCGCCTGCGCGACCGCCGGCATGCACGTCCGCGTCGGTGCTCCGGCGGAGTTCGCCCCGGCCGCCCAGGTCGTCGCCGATGCCGAGGCACGCGCTGCGGAGACCGGCGGTTCGGTGCTCGTCGTGACCGACCCGGTCGCGGCGGTCGCCGGGGCCGACGTCGTCGTCACCGACACGTGGGTCTCGATGGGCAAGGAAGAAGAGAAGCAGCAGCGTCTCGAGGTCTTCCACGGCTACCGCGTCGACGACGAGCTGCTCGCGCACGCGGCCGCCGACGCCGTGTTCATGCACTGCCTGCCGGCCGACCGCGGCTACGAGGTCACGGCCGAGGTCATCGACGGCCCGCGCAGCATCATCTGGGACGAGGCGGAGAACCGTCTGCACGCCCAGAAGGCCCTGCTCGCCTGGCTCCTCGCCGCCAACACGGCGACCGCCAGCAACTGA
- the tyrS gene encoding tyrosine--tRNA ligase produces MSSDTAPDVLTRQQNDPTFASVWDELRWRGLVHVSTDETALKEALDAGPVTYYCGFDPTAPSLHCGNLLQLLTMRRLQLAGHKPLALVGGSTGLIGDPRPTAERTLNTPETVVEWVGRLQTQVSRFLSPDGENGVRLVNNLDWTAPLSAIDFLRDIGKYFRVNSMLKKDAVAARLNSDAGISYTEFSYQILQGLDFRELYRQYGCTLQTGGSDQWGNLTSGTELIRRTEGVAAHAVGTPLITNSDGTKFGKSEGNAIWLDATMTSPYAFYQFWLNTSDADVVARLREFTFLSRVEIERLEQAVTDEPFRREAQRTLAVEVTTLVHGADATQATIDASAALFGNGDLGALDDETLRSAIAELPGSVSIEGTADLARALVETELVKSLGEARRAITQGGVYVNNERAEDPAATVASLALPAGVLVLRRGKKTLAGVTVS; encoded by the coding sequence GTGTCCAGTGATACCGCTCCCGATGTCCTGACGCGCCAGCAGAACGACCCCACCTTCGCCTCGGTGTGGGACGAACTGCGCTGGCGTGGTCTGGTGCACGTCTCGACCGACGAGACCGCACTCAAAGAGGCTCTCGACGCCGGCCCGGTCACCTACTACTGCGGGTTCGACCCGACGGCTCCGTCGCTGCACTGCGGCAACCTGCTGCAGCTGCTCACCATGCGTCGGTTGCAGTTGGCGGGCCACAAGCCGCTCGCGCTCGTCGGCGGGTCGACCGGCTTGATCGGCGACCCGCGTCCGACGGCCGAGCGGACGCTGAACACCCCCGAGACCGTGGTCGAGTGGGTCGGTCGTCTGCAGACCCAGGTCTCGCGGTTCCTCAGCCCGGACGGCGAGAACGGGGTCCGTCTGGTGAACAACCTCGACTGGACCGCGCCGCTCTCCGCGATCGACTTCCTGCGCGACATCGGCAAGTACTTCCGCGTCAACTCGATGCTCAAGAAGGACGCCGTCGCGGCCCGACTGAACTCCGACGCGGGTATCAGCTACACGGAGTTCAGCTACCAGATCCTGCAGGGGCTGGACTTCCGCGAGCTGTACCGCCAGTACGGGTGCACGCTGCAGACCGGTGGTTCGGACCAGTGGGGGAACCTGACGTCGGGCACGGAGCTGATCCGGCGCACCGAAGGTGTGGCTGCCCACGCGGTCGGGACGCCCCTCATCACGAACTCCGACGGCACGAAGTTCGGCAAGAGCGAAGGCAACGCGATCTGGCTCGACGCCACGATGACGTCGCCGTACGCCTTCTACCAGTTCTGGCTCAACACCTCGGATGCGGACGTGGTCGCGCGTCTGCGCGAGTTCACGTTCCTGTCGCGGGTTGAGATCGAGCGGCTCGAGCAGGCGGTGACCGACGAGCCGTTCCGACGGGAGGCCCAGCGCACCTTGGCCGTGGAGGTCACCACCCTGGTCCACGGGGCCGACGCGACGCAGGCGACGATCGACGCGTCGGCCGCCCTGTTCGGCAACGGTGACCTCGGCGCACTGGACGACGAGACCCTGCGGTCGGCGATCGCCGAGCTGCCGGGCTCCGTCAGCATCGAGGGGACGGCGGACCTCGCACGTGCCCTCGTCGAGACGGAGCTCGTGAAGTCCCTCGGCGAAGCCCGTCGCGCGATCACCCAGGGTGGGGTCTACGTGAACAACGAGCGAGCGGAGGACCCGGCGGCGACGGTGGCGTCCCTCGCACTGCCAGCCGGGGTGCTCGTCCTCCGTCGGGGGAAGAAGACCCTCGCCGGAGTGACGGTGTCCTGA
- the argB gene encoding acetylglutamate kinase gives MSDPDLSKEEEHELATVKAATLIESLPWLKRFSGKIVVVKFGGNAMVNDDLKRAFAEDMVYLRYAGLHPVVVHGGGPQISAALKEQGIESEFRGGYRVTTTEAITVVRDVLAGEVNREIVDLIDEHGPGLGVGVFGDGGSLFTGEKKGVVVDGEHFDLGHVGDITHVDPSGVLAAIRADRIPVVSSIAIDDAHPDQALNVNADAAAAALAIALNASKLMMLTDVPGLYRNWPDRDSIIDLIAVEELRQLLPSLESGMIPKMTACLDAVVGGVGGATIIDGRIPHSILLEVFTLRGAGTEVIPDPSRRTENQNTHAEIGRRAAGEHATPHQTTPHHDEKGTPR, from the coding sequence ATGAGCGATCCGGACCTGTCGAAGGAAGAAGAGCACGAGCTCGCGACCGTCAAGGCCGCGACCCTCATCGAGTCCCTGCCGTGGTTGAAGCGGTTCTCGGGCAAGATCGTCGTCGTCAAGTTCGGCGGCAACGCGATGGTGAACGACGACCTCAAGCGCGCGTTCGCCGAGGACATGGTCTACCTCCGGTACGCCGGCCTGCACCCCGTCGTCGTGCACGGCGGCGGTCCGCAGATCTCGGCGGCGCTGAAGGAACAGGGCATCGAGTCCGAGTTCCGCGGCGGCTACCGCGTGACGACCACCGAGGCGATCACCGTCGTCCGCGACGTGCTGGCCGGTGAGGTGAACCGCGAGATCGTGGACCTCATCGACGAACACGGCCCCGGCCTGGGTGTCGGCGTGTTCGGCGACGGCGGGTCGCTGTTCACCGGCGAGAAGAAGGGCGTCGTCGTGGACGGCGAGCACTTCGACCTCGGCCACGTCGGCGACATCACCCACGTGGACCCGTCCGGCGTCCTCGCCGCGATCCGCGCCGACCGCATCCCGGTCGTGTCGAGCATCGCGATCGACGACGCGCACCCGGACCAGGCGCTCAACGTGAACGCCGACGCCGCGGCCGCCGCGCTGGCGATCGCGCTGAACGCGTCGAAGCTGATGATGCTGACCGACGTCCCCGGGCTGTACCGCAACTGGCCCGACCGGGACTCGATCATCGACCTCATCGCGGTCGAGGAACTGCGGCAGCTGCTGCCGTCGCTCGAGTCGGGGATGATCCCGAAGATGACCGCGTGCCTGGACGCCGTGGTCGGCGGGGTCGGCGGCGCGACCATCATCGACGGTCGCATCCCGCACTCGATCCTGCTCGAGGTCTTCACGCTGCGCGGTGCGGGCACCGAGGTGATCCCGGACCCCAGCCGACGGACCGAGAACCAGAACACCCACGCCGAGATCGGCCGTCGCGCCGCCGGCGAGCACGCGACCCCGCACCAAACGACCCCGCACCACGACGAGAAGGGCACACCACGGTGA
- a CDS encoding NAGSA dehydrogenase family protein, with amino-acid sequence MSVSVAVAGASGYAGGELLRILSAHPEFDIRTVTAFSNAGQPLIATQPHLRSLAHLTLVATTAENLRGHDVVFLALPHGQSGAITAELDADTLVVDCGADHRLTDESAWATFYGGEFHGAWTYGLPELLHAPPAPGAAEEWRDVDDIVEQGRQRTELAATKRIAVPGCNVTAVTLGIQPGVQASLVESDDIVAVLSVGPSGAGKKLEPTYLAAEIMGSASAYAVGGKHRHIPEIQQNLRVAGASDVRISFTPVLVPMSRGILATTTARLAPGVTAHDVRFAWEQAYADEPFVHLLPEGVFPRVADTIGANTALVGIAVDEAAGRVVAVTALDNLAKGTGGAAVQSANIALGFPETLGLSVDGVAP; translated from the coding sequence ATGTCCGTATCCGTCGCCGTGGCTGGAGCCAGCGGCTACGCGGGTGGCGAGTTGTTGCGCATCCTCTCCGCTCACCCCGAGTTCGACATCAGGACGGTCACGGCGTTCTCGAACGCCGGACAGCCGCTCATCGCGACGCAGCCGCACCTGCGCTCGCTCGCCCACCTGACGCTGGTGGCGACGACGGCCGAGAACCTCCGCGGGCACGACGTGGTGTTCCTCGCGCTGCCGCACGGGCAGTCCGGTGCGATCACCGCCGAACTCGACGCGGACACGCTCGTGGTGGACTGCGGCGCGGACCACCGCCTGACCGACGAGAGCGCCTGGGCGACCTTCTACGGCGGCGAGTTCCACGGTGCGTGGACCTACGGTCTGCCGGAACTGCTGCACGCTCCGCCCGCGCCGGGTGCAGCGGAGGAGTGGCGGGACGTCGACGACATCGTCGAGCAGGGCCGGCAGCGGACCGAGCTCGCTGCCACGAAGCGCATCGCGGTCCCCGGCTGCAACGTCACCGCGGTCACGCTCGGCATCCAGCCCGGTGTCCAGGCGAGCCTCGTCGAGTCCGACGACATCGTCGCCGTCCTGAGCGTCGGACCGAGCGGTGCCGGCAAGAAGCTCGAGCCGACCTACCTCGCAGCCGAGATCATGGGCTCCGCCAGCGCCTACGCCGTCGGCGGCAAACACCGGCACATCCCGGAGATCCAGCAGAACCTCCGCGTCGCAGGTGCGTCCGACGTCCGCATCTCGTTCACGCCGGTGCTCGTGCCGATGTCGCGCGGGATCCTCGCGACGACGACGGCTCGCCTGGCGCCCGGGGTCACCGCGCACGACGTGCGCTTCGCCTGGGAGCAGGCCTACGCCGACGAGCCCTTCGTGCACCTGTTGCCCGAGGGCGTCTTCCCGCGGGTCGCCGACACGATCGGTGCCAACACCGCGTTGGTCGGCATCGCCGTCGACGAAGCAGCCGGTCGCGTCGTCGCGGTCACGGCGCTCGACAACCTCGCCAAGGGGACCGGCGGCGCAGCCGTGCAGTCCGCGAACATCGCGCTCGGCTTCCCCGAGACGCTCGGCCTCAGCGTGGACGGAGTCGCCCCGTGA
- the argJ gene encoding bifunctional glutamate N-acetyltransferase/amino-acid acetyltransferase ArgJ has protein sequence MQGVTAAAGFRAAGVTAGLKTSGKPDVALVVNDGPSDAVAAVFTSNRAQAHPVIWSRQVVGDGVARAVILNSGGANCFTGAFGFQTTHLTAEAVGDALGVGAGDVVVCSTGLIGRGDQTFRDGVLRGVTLAADALADGGGPDAATAIMTTDTKSKQSVVTVDGWTVGGMAKGAGMLAPGLATMLVVITTDAALTSDELDQALRAATRVTFDRVDSDGCMSTNDTVVLMSSGASGTTPEVGDFQEALTAVCADLARQLQQDAEGAAHDIAIEVVGAVSEDDAVTVGRSVARNNLFKAAVFGNDPNWGRVLAAIGTTDAEFDPYAVDVSMNGIRVCHAGAPDQPSDSVDLTPRETHVLIDLGVGPYAATILTNDLTHDYVHENSAYSS, from the coding sequence TTGCAGGGCGTCACCGCCGCCGCGGGCTTCCGCGCCGCCGGCGTCACCGCCGGCCTGAAGACGAGCGGCAAGCCGGACGTGGCGCTCGTCGTCAACGACGGCCCGTCCGATGCCGTGGCCGCCGTCTTCACCTCGAACCGCGCCCAGGCGCACCCGGTGATCTGGTCGCGCCAGGTGGTCGGGGACGGGGTGGCGCGCGCCGTCATCCTCAACTCGGGAGGCGCGAACTGCTTCACGGGAGCGTTCGGCTTCCAGACGACCCACCTCACCGCCGAAGCGGTCGGCGACGCCCTCGGGGTCGGCGCCGGCGACGTGGTCGTCTGTTCCACCGGCCTGATCGGGCGGGGCGACCAGACGTTCCGCGACGGCGTCCTCCGCGGCGTGACGCTCGCGGCCGACGCCCTCGCCGACGGTGGGGGACCGGACGCCGCGACGGCCATCATGACCACCGACACCAAGTCGAAGCAGTCCGTTGTGACCGTCGACGGCTGGACGGTCGGCGGCATGGCGAAGGGTGCGGGCATGCTCGCACCGGGGCTGGCGACGATGCTCGTGGTCATCACGACCGATGCGGCGCTGACCTCGGACGAACTCGACCAGGCACTGCGCGCCGCGACCCGGGTCACCTTCGACCGTGTCGACTCGGACGGCTGCATGTCGACGAACGACACCGTCGTGCTGATGTCCTCCGGTGCGTCCGGCACGACGCCCGAGGTCGGTGACTTCCAGGAGGCCTTGACCGCCGTCTGCGCCGACCTCGCCCGCCAGCTCCAGCAGGACGCCGAGGGCGCCGCGCACGACATCGCGATCGAGGTGGTCGGAGCCGTGAGCGAGGACGACGCGGTCACGGTCGGCCGCAGTGTGGCGCGGAACAACCTCTTCAAGGCTGCCGTCTTCGGCAACGACCCGAACTGGGGCCGCGTCCTCGCCGCGATCGGGACGACCGACGCGGAGTTCGATCCGTACGCGGTAGACGTCTCGATGAACGGCATCCGGGTCTGCCACGCGGGCGCCCCCGACCAGCCGAGCGACAGCGTCGACCTCACCCCGCGGGAAACCCACGTGCTCATCGACCTCGGGGTCGGACCGTACGCGGCCACGATCCTGACGAACGACCTGACGCACGACTACGTCCACGAGAACAGCGCGTACTCCAGCTGA
- the argH gene encoding argininosuccinate lyase: protein MTDVPRASRPEEASSKTDATNTGALWGGRFADGPSAELAALSKSTHFDWQLAPYDLAGSRAHARALQTAGYLTTDELDRMLAGLDRLEESFLDGALQPADSDEDVHGALERLLIADVGPELGGKLRAGRSRNDQIATLGRMHMLDHGRRIGRMVIDLVDAISQQASEHEGAIMPGRTHLQHAQPVLLAHHLLAHAWPLVRDLERLRDWAGRASVSPYGAGALAGSSLGLDPTAIAHELGFARPADNSIDATAARDVVAEFAFVLAQIGIDVSRLAEEIILWNTREFGFVRLHDAFSTGSSIMPQKKNPDIAELARGKSGRLIGNLTGLLATLKGLPLAYNRDLQEDKEPVFDSVAQLEVLLPAFTGMVATLSFDTARMAELAPQGFSLATDVAEWLVRQGVPFRDAHEVSGALVRYCEERGIDLDDPTDEQYASVSPHLTPDVRAVLTIEGSVASRRGVGGTAPERVAEQLAAVTRSVAEIAAGTPFAR from the coding sequence ATGACGGACGTGCCCCGGGCCTCCCGGCCGGAAGAAGCCAGCAGCAAGACCGACGCGACGAACACGGGTGCCCTGTGGGGCGGTCGTTTCGCGGACGGTCCGAGTGCCGAGCTCGCCGCGCTGTCGAAGTCGACGCACTTCGACTGGCAGCTGGCGCCGTACGACCTCGCCGGGTCCCGCGCCCACGCGCGGGCGCTGCAGACGGCCGGGTACCTGACGACCGACGAGCTGGACCGGATGCTCGCCGGGCTGGACCGCCTCGAGGAGTCGTTCCTCGACGGCGCCCTGCAGCCCGCCGACTCCGACGAGGACGTGCACGGAGCCCTCGAGCGCCTGCTCATCGCGGACGTCGGACCGGAACTCGGCGGGAAGCTCCGCGCCGGCCGCAGCCGCAACGACCAGATCGCGACCCTCGGCCGTATGCACATGCTCGACCACGGACGGCGGATCGGCCGGATGGTGATCGACCTCGTCGACGCGATCAGCCAGCAGGCGTCCGAGCACGAGGGCGCGATCATGCCGGGCCGGACCCACCTGCAGCACGCGCAGCCGGTCCTGCTCGCCCACCACCTGCTCGCACACGCGTGGCCCCTCGTCCGCGACCTGGAACGGCTGCGTGACTGGGCCGGTCGCGCGAGCGTGAGCCCCTACGGTGCCGGCGCGCTGGCGGGCAGCTCGCTCGGGCTCGACCCGACGGCGATCGCCCACGAGCTGGGCTTCGCCCGGCCGGCCGACAACTCGATCGACGCGACGGCCGCGCGCGACGTCGTGGCGGAGTTCGCCTTCGTCCTGGCGCAGATCGGCATCGACGTCTCGCGTCTGGCCGAGGAGATCATCCTCTGGAACACCAGGGAGTTCGGCTTCGTCCGGCTGCACGATGCCTTCTCGACCGGGTCGAGCATCATGCCGCAGAAGAAGAACCCCGACATCGCCGAACTCGCGCGCGGCAAGTCCGGCCGGCTGATCGGCAACCTCACCGGCCTCCTCGCCACCTTGAAGGGTCTGCCGCTGGCGTACAACCGCGACCTGCAGGAGGACAAGGAGCCGGTCTTCGACTCGGTCGCCCAGCTCGAGGTCCTGCTGCCCGCCTTCACCGGCATGGTCGCCACACTGTCGTTCGACACCGCGCGGATGGCCGAACTGGCGCCGCAGGGCTTCTCGCTCGCAACCGACGTCGCGGAGTGGCTGGTCCGCCAGGGCGTCCCCTTCCGTGACGCGCACGAGGTGTCCGGTGCGCTGGTCCGGTACTGCGAAGAGCGCGGGATCGACCTCGACGACCCGACGGACGAGCAGTACGCGTCGGTCTCGCCGCACCTGACGCCGGACGTGCGCGCCGTCCTGACCATCGAGGGCAGCGTCGCCTCGCGTCGTGGCGTGGGTGGCACCGCGCCGGAGCGGGTCGCCGAGCAGCTCGCTGCCGTGACCCGTTCCGTGGCCGAGATCGCTGCGGGGACGCCCTTCGCCCGATGA